The following is a genomic window from Paraburkholderia flagellata.
CGATCAGCGGCCCGAGGAAAGAGCCAACCAGCGGCGACGCCATCTGCTGCAGACCGATATTCAGCCCGACGCGCGACGGCTTCGACGCTTCGATCGTCGCGACGATGCTGGCTGGCACGTATGCTCCCTCGGCGAGCCCCATGAGCCCGCGTATCAGTAGCAGGCTCATGAGTCCCGACGCGAGTCCGCTCGTGGCCACGAGTAGCGAAAAAGCGCCGATGGCTGGCACGAGCACTCGCTTGCGCCCCAGCCGGTCCGAGAGTCTGCCGCTGAAAATCGACGCGATTCCCCAACCTAGCGCCAGCACGGCCGAAATCAGGCCCAGTTCCTGGTAGTTCAACCCGAGATCCTTCTGCATTGCCGGAAAGAGCGGGTTGATGATGAAGCGGTCAAGACCGACCATCCCGAATCCGAGGGCGAGAAGCCCTACTGCCTTGAACTCGTAGCGCGCGTCCGACGAGCCGATATCGTCTAACGCGTGCGAAACTCTCGCGTGCATGGTGTCTCCTTGTGCCGGTCAAAGCCGGCGCTATGATGGAAAATCGATCCACGCCCGCGGACCCGCGGGCGCATGCCCCCGGACCGTCGCGGCGGGTGTTTCAACTACGAATGCACTGCGCCTCCAGCGTGCTCACGCTCGGCAGCAATCACGCTCGCCATGTCGGACTCGCCGCCGCCCAGTTCGCGCGCTCTCTGGTACCGCGCCCGTATGTCGATCAGGCCGGCCGTCGGTATGCCGGCAGACTCCGCAGCCGCGACGATCAGACCCAGGTCCTTGATCGCCGTGTCGACGCTGCCTCTCGGCGCGAAGTCGCCATCGATCATCTGCTTGCCCTTGGCCTGATAAAGCGGCGATCTGAAGCCGGTGATCCCCAGCAGTTCGAGCAGGATCTTCGGGTCCCCGTCGTTGGCCTCGATCATTGCCAATGAGGCCGCGAGATGCTCGACCATCGTCAGCACCAGCAGGTTTCCCGCAAGCTTCACCGTGGCCGCCGCGCCGACGGGGCCCACGTGAAAGATGCGATCGCTGTAGGCTTCCAGCACGGGACTCACGCGTGCCAGCACATCGGAATCTCCACCCACCACGGGCCAGAGACCTCCTGCCTCGGCCTCTTTCAGCGATCCGAAAAACGGCGCGTCGAGAAAGTCGACGCGCGCCTGCGCCGCCGAGATCGCAGCCTTGCGCTTGGTCGCAGCGGCCGTGGTCGACATCTCGATCACCACGGTACCTGGCCTGCAGCCTGCAAACACACCGTCGGAGCGCATCAGCACGTCGAGCACCGTCTCGTCGCCGGAAAGCACGACAACGACTGCATCGGCATTCCGGCTGGCATCAGCGGGCGTATTCGCCCAGTTGCCACCCGCAGCGATGGCTGCCGCCGCGTTTTCGCGGGTGCGGTTCCACACCGTCACGGTGTGTCCCCGGCGCGCCAGATGCCCTACCATCACCGATCCCATGGTGCCGGTTCCAACGACTGCCACATTCATCTTCATTGCCCTGCTCCTTATTCGCTAAACGAGCACATCACGCCCGCACCCTCGCCCGGTTCGAGCTGTTCCGGCGGTGACCCGCCAACTGCATGCGCTGCTGCTGCCCTCCAGCTCGCTTCTTCCACCTTGGTCGACTGGCAGAGCTCCATCTGCCAGTGTCGATCGACGCGGACCCAGATCTGGACTACAAAGGAAAAAGCCTCGAACGCCTGCTGCGCCGGAAGGCGCCACCCTTCGTAGCGCAACAGTCCCGTCATCCACGCCACGTCGCCGGCTGCCCGCACCTGCAGGTCACGTCGCTGCACGGCGCTGAACTGCACCTCTTGCCGAATGAACTGCATCAACGCTTCGCGTCCGTGAATGACACCTGGCGCATGCACATACACCAGCCGGGGCGACGTCAGCAGGTCAAGTTCGACGAAATCCCTGGTCAGCAACGCCGCGCAGCGCCGCTGTTCGAGTTCGAACACAGGATGTTGCATAGCCCCCTCATCCCAGTCGCACTTGCTGACGACCCTTCAGGTTCAGCATGTCCCGCACATCGCCTGGACTAGCGATCTGCATTCCCAACGACTCCAGCAAGCCACGGATCATGCGCACCTGCTCGGCATTCGAGGTAGCAAGCCGGCTCGGTCCGATCGACAGCGCGTCCTCGAGGCCGACGCGCACATTGCCGCCCATCAGTGCCGCCTGCATCGCCATTGGCATCTGGTGACGGCCAGCGCCGAGCACGCTCCATTGGTAACTGTCGCCGAACAGCTTGTCCGCGATGCGCTTCATATGGACGAGGTTGTCCGGGTCAGCGCCGATGCCGCCGAGAATGCCCATCACGAACTGGAGGAAAAGCGGCCCCTTCACGAGTCCACGGTCGACGAAGTGCTTCAGGCTGTACAGGTGGCCTACGTCGTAGCACTCGAACTCGAACCGCGTGTCGTGTGCCCGACCAAGGCCGACCAGCAGATCCTCGATGTCAGCGAAGGTATTGCGGAAGATGTTTGCGCGCGTTCGTTCGACGTAATCGCGCTCCCAGTCGTATTTCGTGTCCTTGACCTTGTCCAGCATGGTGTGGAATGCGAAATTGATCGAACCCATGTTGCACGAGGCCATTTCCGGCGAGACGTCGAACGCCGCGGCAAGCCGCTGCTCCATCGTCATCAGAACCGAGCCGCCCGTGGTGATGTTGATGACGGCGTCGGTGGCCGCGTGAATACGCAGCAGGAATTCGCGGTATACGGCGGGGTCGAACGAAGGCCGGCCGTCGTTGGGGTCGCGCGCATGCAGGTGCAGGATTGCGGCGCCGGCTTCGGCGGCTTCGATTGCCTGCTCGGCAATCTGGTCCGGCGTGATGGGAAGATGCGCGGACATGCTCGGCGTGTGAACGGAACCGGTGACGGCGCAGGTGATGATGATCTTGCGGGACATGTCTGTTACTCCGAGCGGTTCGGTTCGGCAACGACGAGATTTTCGATGTGCCCGATGCCATCGATCTCAACGCGCATCACATCGCCGATGCGGCGATACGACGGCGGTTTCATCGCCACGCCGACGCCCGAGGGCGTTCCCGTGGCAATAATGTCGCCAGGCTCGAGTGTCATTACCGTCGTCAGATGAGCGATTTGCTGCCAGATGTCGTAGATGAGTTCGCTCGTACAGCCTTCCTGGCGCAGTTCGCCGTTCACCTTCATGCGAATCTTCAGCGTGTGCGGATCGGGAATCTCGTCGGCGGTGACGATCCACGGGCCGATGGGCCCATGCGTGTTGAAGCTCTTGCCTAGTGTCATCGTCGGCGAGCGCATCTGCCAGTCGCGCACCGACACATCGTTCACGGCGAGGTAGCCGGCCACAACCGAAGGGGCTTGCTCGACGCTCACATGCCGACAGCGCTTGCCGATGACCACGCCAAGCTCGGCTTCGTAATCGAGCTGGTCGGATGCCACGGGCATCTGCACCGGATCGTACGGCCCGTTGATGCAGGAGACTTGCTTGTTGAACCACAATTGGCTGTCGGGAACTTTCACGCCAAGATCGATCGCCTCTTGCGCGTGTTTACGGTAGTTCATGCCGATGGCGAGGAACTTGGACGGGTTGGGCACGGGCGCTTCCAGACGGACATCGTCGAGCGGAAATGTCACTGCGTGGTCAAGCTCGACCGCTCGAGCCCGCTCGAGCGTGGCCGGTCCAGCCTGCAGCAGTTCGAGCATCGTATGCGGCAGCGCGCCGTCGCTCGAGGGCAGATCGATGATCTGGTCGTTTACTACTTTGCCGACCGATACACGGCCGCGGCAGCTAAAGGTGACGAGTTTCATGTCGGATCTTCGGTCGTTGAATCAAAGGAGCTCGCGGGCATCGCGCAGCGAAAAGGCACGCACGCGCTGGTCGCGCTCAAGCTTCGGAATTGACGAACAGGAGTGGCTCGGTTGGCGGCCCCCATAGATAAACGGAGTTATCTGCCGGATGGTCGAGACCCTGCCATTCGACGTCCGCAGGGATGTAGTCCATCGTGGCGGAGAACTCGCACCAGCTGCCCCATGGGTCTTGCGCGTAATAGAAATAGTTGGACCCGAGCACGTGACGTCCCACGCCCCACCCCGTGGTGTAGCCGGCCTCATGCATGCGCTTCATGCCGAGGCCAACGTCCTCGACGGTCGGCACATCCCAGCTCAGGTGATGCAGCGCCGGCCCTTCGCTGTGCATGAAAGCGACGAGATGATGATCGGACCCGTGCGGCGCGTGCAGGAAAGCCACCGCATCGCCACTGCGGTCCGACAGACGCAGACCCAGCACATCGGTGTAGAAGTCGAGCTGGGCAGAAACGGACGCCGTCATGCGTGCGATATGTGAAAGCCGCTGGGGCAAGGCCGGGTTCGCCTGACCGCTATACGGCGCACACCGTATCCCGTCCTGAGGAAGCTCGGGATGGCGGTGGTGCGAGCAGTTTATGGTCGTCTTGGCGCCGGGCTTCACTTGTAACGCCAGTCCATCAGGATCGCGAAACCAGATACCCGTGGCATCGCCAGCCGCAGGCGACGAAATCCGTTCGACTCCGCGGGAAAGGATATGGCTGTACAGTGCGTGCGCATCGTCCTCGAAACAATGAAAGCTCACGCTGTCGAGCTTTTTCCTCGTCCCTTCGCACAGGCGGCCCCAGACATGGCTACGGCCGTGTGTGCGTAGCGTCAGGCCGCTTGCATCGCGCTCCACCCGGAGGCCGAATGCGCGATAGAACTTCTCGGCTTGCGTGAGCGAAGGCACGGTCATGTGAAATTCACCGATCGAATGCACGCCCAAACGGTCGTACCGGCGTGAGGTGCTCATGCGCATCTCCTCTCGTCAGTTGCAGCGTGAGCGGCCAATCCCAGCGAATCTCGCCAGGCGTCCAGCAAACCGTCGATCTCTGCCCGCGTGCGTGCGCCGCCATACACATAGAAGTCGGGCCTCACGAGCGCTGCGACACAACCGAGCCCGCTAAGCCATTTCCCATAGTTCCCGTTCACGTCATTCATGCCGCCGGGGCCGATATGCACGATTGCCGCACCGTGAGCCCGCAGCGCCTCGTGATTGACGGCGGAGATCGCCGCCAGGGTGTCCGCGTCGCGGGCTATGAGCGCAAAGCCTCTGCCGACCACGTCGTCGAACAACCCTCGTGTTCCATTAAATTCCACCTCCGCTTGCATGCCGAGCCGTCCAGCCGCCGGTGCGCCGGCCATCCAGAGACCGGGTCCGAGGGATGGCGAGGGCGGAGGCGGCGCGACGTAGCCGGGCCTCGCCTGTGCGGCGCGCATTGATTCGTCGCGCCGCGTTGCAGCCTTGCGATCAGTGATGCAGACGAACTTGCCAAGGTCGATCGAAAAATCGATCAGCTCCCGCACATGACCGCTGCGCTCAGAGCCATAACTGTCCAGTACGCTTTCAGGCAGCCGGCCCTGCAGCACAGAATCGAGCCGCCAGGCGAGCGCCATGCTGTCACGCATGCCGCTGCACATACCCTGTCCCGCGAATGGCGGCATGAGGTGCGCGGCATCTCCGGCCAGCAAGACGCGGCCGCGCTTCCAGTCCGTGGCCCATTGCGCGCGGAACGTGTAGACGGCGTGCCGCTCCAGCTCTGCGTTAGCGCGCGTGACGTCCCAGGGCGCCAGTAGTTTCCACGCGACTTCCGCACGGTTCATGTCTTCGGCACGTTCGCCGGGCAGCAACATGAACTCCCAACGACGACGGCCAGGGCCGCCCGGCACCAGCGTCGCTGGCCGTGCCGGATCACATAGCTGCCACATGTTGGGCACCCAGTCACGCGCGAAGCGCGGCTTTACGTCGATCACCAGCCAGTCGAAAGCGAACCCGAGGTTTTGCCATCCGATATCCAGTGCTCGCCGCACGAAGGAGTTGGCGCCGTCGGCACCGATGACCCACTTCGCCTCGATGGAACCCTGCTCGCCCGTGCCAATCCATTGACCGTCGCGCAGCTCACCTCGCTCGATCCCAATCTGTACGCCAGTGTTCGTTTGAGTCAGCGCCTTCGCTTCCCAGCCCTGGCACACCGTGACGCACGACATCGCCTTCACGTGGCGGTCAAGAAGGCGCTCCAGATCGGGCTGCGCGAACATGCTGGCAACGGGCCATCCGCTTTGGCCGAGACCGCTCCAATCCAGCTGAAGCAGCAGATCGTTCTTCTCGTTGCGCCACTCGTAGAAGTCGATCCGATCCGCGATTGGCATGACCTCGTCAATGAGGCCCGCACACTGAAAAATGCGGGCGATCTCGTGATTGAAATGAACGGCGCGTGGCAACGGGTATAAATGCGGCCAGCGATCGACCACTGCGACCCGATGCCCTAGCCGACCCAGCAAAAGCGCCAGCAATTGGCCCGTGGGGCCGTAACCAACGATGGCCACATCCACAGAAACGGGCTCGTTTCCTTTCAGTGTCTCCACTTTGTCTTCCTCCAAAGTCAAACGCCTGCGTCGATACCCGGACCCGTTTGAATCGTCGTATCACATTGGCTTTGCTTTTTATTTTTTCGTCCCGGTAGCGTTCGATTCGCGCCTCCGTGAACACAGAGTAGGCCACGTGTACTTGCATGTCAAGATGACACTTTAGTTCATCTTGAACTGAAATGTTCATATCATTAGACGTTAAACCGGGGTAGTTTCATGCGCTCATAGCCGGGGCTCACGGGCAATGGTTTTGCGCCGGCGTCGCGAGTCTGGTGAGCTTTCTCGCGGCGGACGCGCTCGTCTTGCAGGAGGTGTGTCGATGAGTTCGACGTGATGCAGACCAGCAGAACGCTGGTGGCAGGAAGTCTGTGCGCGCCGGGACACGCAACGGGTGCTGTAGATATCTTCGTGGCGTGCAGTTCGCACGCGGGTAGCGCAATGACCCGGAGAAGTCGACCGTTATTCGGCGGCCAAACAAAAATGGAATCGCAGACGCGGTGCGCCCCTGGCCTCAAGTGCGCGGGAGCCAGTCATTGGCTGCCGCGCCGCCGACCACCGCAGTGACGACGCTGTCTCCTGTTGTGAAGATCAACGCCTCGCGTTGATGGACAAAGCGACTCAACCTGCGAGATGTCGCCGCGCCAGGGAAACGTCGTCGAAGACCCCCGCGGGCAACTCGACCTCCGGAAGCTCCATCTGGCTTAGGCGGGCAGAAAGCGCGGGGGCAACGCCTACCCCGCGTAGCGCGAGCAGCAGCACCTGTCGCAGGTGATCACGAGGCGCCTCCCCGGAGTTCACTGTCTGGATGCCCTGGTTCAGGCTCGCGAAGACCAGATCGTGGGCCGCACGTAAAGTCGGATAGTCGACTTCTCCTGCTTTGTGCGCCATCTTCAGGTCTCGCGGCAAGTACATATTGACCAGCTTTCCGGTCGCCTTGCTTCGTGAACCCACGCGCATCAGGAAATCGCCCCAGGTGGGCACGTCTACGCCAAGATGCATGTAGAGCAAGCAGCCAAGCGCCATCCGTTTCAGCGGATCGGGCACCTGGGAAACCACGTTTTCAATGCTGCCGACAATCGCGTCACTCAATTCTACAGTGACGGCATCCAGCAACTCCTGGGTTGAATTGAAGTAGTTATAGAAAGTACCGCGCGCGACGCCAGCTGCAGCGATGAAATCATCGATAACGGGCGCGTCTACCCCGCGTTCGGCAAAGACGGCCATTGCTGCAGCAAGCAGCCTCCGGCGTGTGCGCTCACTGCGTGCCGCGCCGGTGCGCACTCGGTGGTCCTCCGGCTCCGCCGCTCGCGCTTTGCGCGTCGGAACGGCGCGCGAACCCTCTGAGGAGCCGGTATTCTTTTTTGGCATTGGACTGCGCTTTTCCATTATGAATTAGACTGTCATGTTGACAAAGCACGTCATCAGAGTAGTCAGTATAGTACAAGGCCGGATTTGCATCCGGTTCGCGACAGCGGCACGGCGCTACGGACCTCGGCGGGCAGACCGGAACCGGGGTCCGCTTAAGAATTCAAATGTCGTACTTGAAGTTGCAAAATATTCGGGTTAGCGTAAGCATACGCCCCTAAAATTTGGCATCCGACAACTAGAAGCCATACCCGAGAGCCTCGAGCCGAGATGAGCCGGCGTCAACCATCGAGCATTTCGCACGTGCTTGACGCATTCGACCGGATTGGCGTCTTCCCTGCCGCCTCTCATGAATCACTCAGTAGAACGTAATGTTTCAACGTCGTCCGTCTTTTTTTGACCGTAGTCACCGTAACCTACCTGGAGCGAATGATATGGCGAAGCGAATTGCTTATGTAACCGGCGGCATGGGCGGAATTGGAACGGCGATATGCCAGCGTCTATACACGGACGGGCTCACTGTCGTGGCAGGATGCGGGCCGAAATCTCAGCGACGAGAGCGATGGCTGGCTGAGCAAGCCGAACTGGGTTTCTCGTTTATCGCCTCGGAGGGCAATGTCGCTGACTGGGATTCAACCGAGGCTGCCTTGGTCAAGGTGAAGAAGGAGGTCGGCGATATCGACGTGCTGGTGAACAATGCAGGCATCACTCGGGACGGCGTCTTTCGCAAGATGTCCAGGGAGGACTGGAACGAGGTCATTGCGACTAACCTCACGAGCCTGTTCAACGTGACCAAGCAGGTCCTCGACGAAATGGTGAATAAGAAGTGGGGCAGAATTATCAACATCTCGTCCGTGAACGGTCAGAAGGGGCAGTTTGGCCAGACCAATTACTCAACCGCCAAGGCCGGCATCCACGGTTTTACGATGTCGCTTGCACAGGAGGTTGCAACCAAGGGGATCACCGTAAATACGGTGTCTCCGGGCTACATCGGCACTGACATGGTTCGCGCTGTGCGCCCAGAGATCCTGGAGGCCATCGTTCAAAGCATTCCGGTTCGCCGTCTCGGGGAAGCCCCCGAAATTGCCTCTATCGTCTCCTGGCTTGCTAGCGACGAAGCCGGATTCGCAACGGGAGCGGACTTCTCACTAAACGGCGGTCTGTACATGAGCTAGTCGTCATCGGCAACTGCAATGACGCCCGCCCATAGCCTCTCTCCCGCGCCCGCGATACGGCGCGGGACATACCTGCGGGACCAGCACAGGAACGCTTCTCTGCGCCTGCATGGCTCGGCACCTGGTCCCGGCTCACAGGCATGCCGCCCGCGGCCGGTGAAGAACACCACCTGAAGCCGGTTCAGTTCCTCGACGCCCACCATGTTCCGCGATTAAATGCTTTCATCGAGTCCATGCCGAATATCAAAAGCCTGCCTCGCTTGCTCGATCGCGGAAAGATGCTCGAACGCCCAAATGCCAAGCGCTTCGACCGGGGCCCTCAATGACTGACCCAACTCCGTCAGCGAATAGTCGACCCTGGGCGGAACGGTCGGGAATACGGTGCGCGCAACCATACCGTCCCGCTCGAGCCCGCGCAAAGTGAGGGTCAACATGCGCTGCGAGATGCCGCCGATCGCTCTTTTCAATTCGTTGAAGCGACGAGGGCCGGCCGCTAGCTGCATGACGACGAGCACGCTCCATTTGTCGCCGATACGCGAGAGCACCGTACCCACTGCCTGGCATGTCGAACTGTCTTCGGAGCCCGCGTGTCGCGTGTTCAGCGCCGGCAAGGAATTGCCATTCTGTGGCCCCTGTTCCTCGGCTGGCTGCTTGCCCGAGTGAATTTTCCTGGCCGGTAACATACATGTGCCTTCTTGTCAGTGTCTTGCGCAGTACTGTATTTTGACTAGGTTATCAAAGGTGACCTGCATATGTACAGACGCGCCGTTTTGCAGTCGGCGCTCGTGTGCCCATGCGCAAAAGAAGGATCTTCCATGCCGCTTGCTTCAAAAACCGTTGCCATCTTCGGCGGCGGAATCGCCGGCGCGTCGCTGGCTCGCCGGCTAAGCCGGGATTACCCGGTAACGCTGGTGGATCCGCTCGACTACTTCGAAGTGCCCATGTCGGCGCCGCGTAGCCTCGTTGCGCCAAACTTCGCCGAGCCGGCAATCATCCCGTTCCCGGAAGCGCTGCCGACAGTCAGGCACATTCGCGGACGGCTGATTGAGTGGTCCACGGATGCGGCAAACGTACAACACATCGATGGCCACACGTCGACCCTATCAAGCGACGTTAGCGTCCTGGCAACCGGCAGCCGCTTTTCCAGTCCGCTGGTGCGCTCCGAAGGGGGCACGCTCGAGGAGCGCAAGGCCTTCTATAGCCGCTTCCATTTTCGCCTGCTGCAAGCACGGAACGTTTTGATCGTTGGTGGCGGCCCGATCGGGATCGAGATCGCAGGGGAAATCAGCGAGACGTTTCCTGACAAACGGCTAACCGTGCTGGAGGCAGGGCCGCGAATCCTGGGGGGAACCTCGCCGAAACTGGCCGCCCACGCGCAACGGGTATTGGCCGAACGAGGCGTCGCCGTCATCGTTAATGAGCGTCTGGTGGGGAGGCAACCTACCGACGACTTGTTCGGTACCGAGGGAGAAGCCGAAACCGACCGCGGTCGCACGCTTTCATATGACCTCCTGTTGTGGTGCATCGGTGGGCGGCCCAACACTGCGTTCATGCGGTCGCAGCATCCCGAATTGCTGGACTCCGCGGGACGAATCAAAGTCGACCGGTCTTTACGCGTTTGCGGACAAAGCAGCGTGTTTGCGATCGGCGATATCACCGACCTGACGGAGAACAAGATGGCCTGGCACGTGCAGGGTCAAGTCAAAGTGGCGGAAGCAAACATCCGGTCGGTGCTCGAGGGGCGTTCGGATGGATTCAAGCATTACAAGGCTAAAACAAACGATCCCACGATGGTCGTTACGCTCGGAAGTCGAGCGGGCGTGTCGCATTTGCCGGGACTGGGATTGGTCACGGCAGGATGGCTCAACAGGATGGCGAAATCCGCGCATATGCTGATACCTAAGTATCGCAAGGCACTGGGTGTGCCAAAGGCAGATGTTCTCACGCACGAAATCGGCATCAGGGAGACGGCTGCTGCACGAGAAAGGTGAATCATGTTATTGCTCGATCGAGTCGAAACAGTAGGCGCGAGGCAAGCGCTTGTCTGCAACCATGCGGCACGCCTCGTCATCGAGTCGATCAAGGTTGGAATCAGTGCGTTCAGTCGTTTACCGCAGATCCGTTC
Proteins encoded in this region:
- a CDS encoding NAD(P)-dependent oxidoreductase, producing the protein MKMNVAVVGTGTMGSVMVGHLARRGHTVTVWNRTRENAAAAIAAGGNWANTPADASRNADAVVVVLSGDETVLDVLMRSDGVFAGCRPGTVVIEMSTTAAATKRKAAISAAQARVDFLDAPFFGSLKEAEAGGLWPVVGGDSDVLARVSPVLEAYSDRIFHVGPVGAAATVKLAGNLLVLTMVEHLAASLAMIEANDGDPKILLELLGITGFRSPLYQAKGKQMIDGDFAPRGSVDTAIKDLGLIVAAAESAGIPTAGLIDIRARYQRARELGGGESDMASVIAAEREHAGGAVHS
- a CDS encoding nuclear transport factor 2 family protein; its protein translation is MQHPVFELEQRRCAALLTRDFVELDLLTSPRLVYVHAPGVIHGREALMQFIRQEVQFSAVQRRDLQVRAAGDVAWMTGLLRYEGWRLPAQQAFEAFSFVVQIWVRVDRHWQMELCQSTKVEEASWRAAAAHAVGGSPPEQLEPGEGAGVMCSFSE
- a CDS encoding 3-keto-5-aminohexanoate cleavage protein — protein: MSRKIIITCAVTGSVHTPSMSAHLPITPDQIAEQAIEAAEAGAAILHLHARDPNDGRPSFDPAVYREFLLRIHAATDAVINITTGGSVLMTMEQRLAAAFDVSPEMASCNMGSINFAFHTMLDKVKDTKYDWERDYVERTRANIFRNTFADIEDLLVGLGRAHDTRFEFECYDVGHLYSLKHFVDRGLVKGPLFLQFVMGILGGIGADPDNLVHMKRIADKLFGDSYQWSVLGAGRHQMPMAMQAALMGGNVRVGLEDALSIGPSRLATSNAEQVRMIRGLLESLGMQIASPGDVRDMLNLKGRQQVRLG
- a CDS encoding fumarylacetoacetate hydrolase family protein: MKLVTFSCRGRVSVGKVVNDQIIDLPSSDGALPHTMLELLQAGPATLERARAVELDHAVTFPLDDVRLEAPVPNPSKFLAIGMNYRKHAQEAIDLGVKVPDSQLWFNKQVSCINGPYDPVQMPVASDQLDYEAELGVVIGKRCRHVSVEQAPSVVAGYLAVNDVSVRDWQMRSPTMTLGKSFNTHGPIGPWIVTADEIPDPHTLKIRMKVNGELRQEGCTSELIYDIWQQIAHLTTVMTLEPGDIIATGTPSGVGVAMKPPSYRRIGDVMRVEIDGIGHIENLVVAEPNRSE
- a CDS encoding VOC family protein, which gives rise to MRMSTSRRYDRLGVHSIGEFHMTVPSLTQAEKFYRAFGLRVERDASGLTLRTHGRSHVWGRLCEGTRKKLDSVSFHCFEDDAHALYSHILSRGVERISSPAAGDATGIWFRDPDGLALQVKPGAKTTINCSHHRHPELPQDGIRCAPYSGQANPALPQRLSHIARMTASVSAQLDFYTDVLGLRLSDRSGDAVAFLHAPHGSDHHLVAFMHSEGPALHHLSWDVPTVEDVGLGMKRMHEAGYTTGWGVGRHVLGSNYFYYAQDPWGSWCEFSATMDYIPADVEWQGLDHPADNSVYLWGPPTEPLLFVNSEA
- the mhpA gene encoding bifunctional 3-(3-hydroxy-phenyl)propionate/3-hydroxycinnamic acid hydroxylase MhpA, producing the protein METLKGNEPVSVDVAIVGYGPTGQLLALLLGRLGHRVAVVDRWPHLYPLPRAVHFNHEIARIFQCAGLIDEVMPIADRIDFYEWRNEKNDLLLQLDWSGLGQSGWPVASMFAQPDLERLLDRHVKAMSCVTVCQGWEAKALTQTNTGVQIGIERGELRDGQWIGTGEQGSIEAKWVIGADGANSFVRRALDIGWQNLGFAFDWLVIDVKPRFARDWVPNMWQLCDPARPATLVPGGPGRRRWEFMLLPGERAEDMNRAEVAWKLLAPWDVTRANAELERHAVYTFRAQWATDWKRGRVLLAGDAAHLMPPFAGQGMCSGMRDSMALAWRLDSVLQGRLPESVLDSYGSERSGHVRELIDFSIDLGKFVCITDRKAATRRDESMRAAQARPGYVAPPPPSPSLGPGLWMAGAPAAGRLGMQAEVEFNGTRGLFDDVVGRGFALIARDADTLAAISAVNHEALRAHGAAIVHIGPGGMNDVNGNYGKWLSGLGCVAALVRPDFYVYGGARTRAEIDGLLDAWRDSLGLAAHAATDERRCA
- a CDS encoding TetR/AcrR family transcriptional regulator — encoded protein: MEKRSPMPKKNTGSSEGSRAVPTRKARAAEPEDHRVRTGAARSERTRRRLLAAAMAVFAERGVDAPVIDDFIAAAGVARGTFYNYFNSTQELLDAVTVELSDAIVGSIENVVSQVPDPLKRMALGCLLYMHLGVDVPTWGDFLMRVGSRSKATGKLVNMYLPRDLKMAHKAGEVDYPTLRAAHDLVFASLNQGIQTVNSGEAPRDHLRQVLLLALRGVGVAPALSARLSQMELPEVELPAGVFDDVSLARRHLAG
- the phbB gene encoding acetoacetyl-CoA reductase, translated to MAKRIAYVTGGMGGIGTAICQRLYTDGLTVVAGCGPKSQRRERWLAEQAELGFSFIASEGNVADWDSTEAALVKVKKEVGDIDVLVNNAGITRDGVFRKMSREDWNEVIATNLTSLFNVTKQVLDEMVNKKWGRIINISSVNGQKGQFGQTNYSTAKAGIHGFTMSLAQEVATKGITVNTVSPGYIGTDMVRAVRPEILEAIVQSIPVRRLGEAPEIASIVSWLASDEAGFATGADFSLNGGLYMS
- a CDS encoding winged helix-turn-helix transcriptional regulator; this translates as MLPARKIHSGKQPAEEQGPQNGNSLPALNTRHAGSEDSSTCQAVGTVLSRIGDKWSVLVVMQLAAGPRRFNELKRAIGGISQRMLTLTLRGLERDGMVARTVFPTVPPRVDYSLTELGQSLRAPVEALGIWAFEHLSAIEQARQAFDIRHGLDESI
- a CDS encoding NAD(P)/FAD-dependent oxidoreductase — protein: MPLASKTVAIFGGGIAGASLARRLSRDYPVTLVDPLDYFEVPMSAPRSLVAPNFAEPAIIPFPEALPTVRHIRGRLIEWSTDAANVQHIDGHTSTLSSDVSVLATGSRFSSPLVRSEGGTLEERKAFYSRFHFRLLQARNVLIVGGGPIGIEIAGEISETFPDKRLTVLEAGPRILGGTSPKLAAHAQRVLAERGVAVIVNERLVGRQPTDDLFGTEGEAETDRGRTLSYDLLLWCIGGRPNTAFMRSQHPELLDSAGRIKVDRSLRVCGQSSVFAIGDITDLTENKMAWHVQGQVKVAEANIRSVLEGRSDGFKHYKAKTNDPTMVVTLGSRAGVSHLPGLGLVTAGWLNRMAKSAHMLIPKYRKALGVPKADVLTHEIGIRETAAARER